A genome region from Hydrogenoanaerobacterium saccharovorans includes the following:
- the lspA gene encoding signal peptidase II, with protein sequence MVIIALITALVLIGVDQAIKQWALDTLAQVDTIPLIQDVLHLTYVENYGAAFSILQNKKWFLIGVTSLIAIGAIVLLLSKKLKSNLAIWSVALIIAGGVGNLIDRIGRGFVVDYVDFRLINFAVFNFADCCVVVGTILLAIYILYFEGKDKHLAKEKNI encoded by the coding sequence ATGGTTATTATCGCTTTGATCACCGCATTGGTCCTAATTGGTGTGGATCAGGCAATCAAACAATGGGCATTGGATACGCTTGCGCAAGTAGATACAATTCCATTAATACAAGACGTACTGCATCTAACTTATGTAGAAAATTATGGTGCAGCTTTTAGTATTTTGCAAAACAAAAAATGGTTTTTGATTGGCGTTACTTCGCTAATTGCAATTGGAGCAATTGTACTTTTGCTTTCGAAAAAGCTTAAAAGCAATTTGGCAATTTGGTCGGTTGCACTGATTATTGCAGGCGGTGTTGGTAATTTAATCGATCGTATTGGGCGCGGTTTTGTTGTTGACTACGTTGACTTTAGACTAATAAACTTTGCGGTTTTTAACTTTGCCGATTGCTGTGTTGTAGTTGGTACCATTTTATTAGCTATTTATATTTTATACTTTGAAGGCAAGGACAAACATTTGGCAAAAGAAAAAAATATATAG
- the hfq gene encoding RNA chaperone Hfq, whose amino-acid sequence MIKNGNLQDIFLNQARKQKTPLTVYLTNGFQLKGVVKGFDSFTVILDCEDKQNLVYKHAISTINPARAIDMTNSSEEAED is encoded by the coding sequence ATGATAAAAAACGGAAATTTGCAGGATATCTTTTTGAATCAGGCTCGAAAACAAAAAACACCGCTCACAGTTTATCTTACCAATGGGTTTCAACTCAAAGGTGTTGTAAAAGGGTTTGATAGCTTTACAGTGATTTTGGATTGTGAGGACAAACAAAATCTTGTTTACAAGCATGCAATTTCAACCATCAATCCGGCACGAGCAATTGATATGACCAACTCGAGCGAGGAAGCTGAAGACTAA
- a CDS encoding DivIVA domain-containing protein, producing MLTSNDIVNKKFDRSAIGGYRNDDVDKFLNEVAHSFDELEEQNKDLAKKLEVLAEKLEEYRSDEESLRSALLGAQKLGDSVIRESKNKAEIIMRDATIKAERLINTARDQVEKEKMVFIKMQKDVAAFKNKLLAIYKQHLEIISSLPDDPNKSPAKEHSQEPKNDTSKQEASAEESAPQNTENSVSQPPSAVSEEANHAPDESVSYETVQPSHRPNGQKFSVVKKQPVPRYEQEDYEEPAPKPKKFIPVPHREDLEEDNKRSPYAEEYYEDFDDEEDKVDNMESKKKSKFGTLKFGAGYDLNRE from the coding sequence ATGTTAACTTCAAATGATATAGTAAACAAAAAATTTGACCGTTCTGCCATTGGCGGATATCGTAATGATGATGTTGACAAATTTTTAAATGAAGTTGCTCACAGTTTTGATGAGTTAGAAGAGCAAAACAAGGATTTAGCTAAAAAGCTGGAGGTTTTGGCTGAAAAGCTGGAAGAATATCGCAGCGACGAGGAGAGTTTACGCTCAGCACTTTTGGGTGCACAAAAACTGGGTGACAGTGTAATTCGTGAATCAAAAAATAAAGCAGAAATTATTATGCGTGATGCCACTATTAAGGCAGAACGCTTGATAAATACGGCTCGTGACCAAGTTGAAAAAGAAAAGATGGTATTTATTAAAATGCAAAAAGATGTAGCTGCATTTAAGAACAAACTACTTGCCATCTATAAACAGCATCTTGAAATCATCAGCAGTTTGCCTGATGATCCAAATAAATCACCTGCAAAAGAGCATTCACAGGAGCCGAAAAATGACACTTCAAAACAAGAAGCATCTGCTGAAGAATCTGCGCCGCAGAACACAGAAAATTCTGTTTCGCAGCCTCCATCAGCCGTTTCTGAAGAGGCAAACCATGCCCCTGATGAGTCTGTATCATATGAAACTGTACAGCCTTCTCACCGTCCGAATGGACAAAAGTTTTCTGTTGTCAAAAAGCAACCAGTGCCCCGTTACGAACAGGAAGATTATGAGGAGCCTGCTCCCAAACCTAAAAAATTCATTCCTGTACCGCATCGAGAGGACCTTGAAGAAGATAATAAAAGGTCACCGTATGCTGAAGAATATTATGAAGATTTCGATGACGAAGAAGATAAAGTTGACAATATGGAATCTAAGAAGAAATCCAAATTCGGCACTTTAAAATTTGGTGCTGGCTACGATTTAAACCGCGAATAA
- a CDS encoding HlyD family efflux transporter periplasmic adaptor subunit, translated as METLSSKILTALLSLFLLLYVGYQGYRYYYSPIKTETVLSYTVQDTKRIKGLIVRDETVIDDSTAGVVAYYNDDGVKVTFGTPIAEVYASKEDVINKRLIKDFEDELKKLQGIQNPGNNYYLNSDAISKQINENLYAIIESNESHKVVDITYKKSELLTNLNKKQLATGVVKDFSNKEDELKSEIANLEKAVSGTSEIITADQVGYFSSYVDGMEQELTVEKLDNITVEQIQGYIDHKFEQDNTKVGKIISQKPWCFVALIPKDEAINMREGVNLNIDFGITSFTDVPATILSVREQKDDNKVIVTMSCDFMSPQLTRMRNPSAELNFQVYTGLKIPDQAVRFLNNQRGVYVNTGSEIQFKTIDVIYEGTGYVLSNIDILKKEQVQLFDDIVVEGTDLTDGKPIN; from the coding sequence ATGGAAACCCTATCAAGTAAAATTTTAACCGCTTTACTTTCACTATTTTTACTGCTATATGTGGGTTATCAAGGGTATCGTTACTATTATTCACCTATTAAAACAGAAACCGTACTCAGCTACACTGTACAAGATACTAAGCGAATAAAAGGTTTGATAGTGCGCGATGAAACTGTAATTGATGATTCTACCGCCGGAGTAGTTGCGTATTATAATGATGACGGTGTTAAAGTAACCTTTGGTACTCCTATTGCAGAAGTTTATGCAAGCAAAGAAGATGTCATCAATAAACGCTTAATTAAAGACTTTGAGGATGAACTTAAAAAACTTCAAGGCATCCAAAATCCGGGTAATAACTATTATCTCAATTCAGATGCTATATCAAAACAAATTAACGAAAACCTTTATGCGATAATCGAAAGTAATGAATCGCATAAGGTAGTAGATATTACTTACAAAAAATCTGAATTATTGACGAACCTAAATAAAAAGCAACTTGCAACAGGGGTTGTTAAGGATTTTTCCAATAAAGAAGATGAACTCAAAAGCGAAATAGCGAATCTTGAAAAAGCAGTTTCAGGTACATCAGAAATTATCACTGCCGATCAAGTTGGTTATTTTTCCAGTTATGTTGATGGGATGGAGCAAGAGTTAACTGTAGAAAAACTTGATAATATCACAGTGGAACAGATACAAGGTTACATCGACCATAAATTTGAACAGGATAATACCAAAGTTGGAAAAATTATTAGCCAAAAACCATGGTGTTTTGTTGCACTTATCCCAAAGGATGAAGCCATTAATATGCGCGAAGGCGTTAATCTGAATATTGACTTTGGTATAACTTCTTTTACCGATGTACCGGCAACCATTCTATCTGTACGAGAACAAAAAGACGACAACAAAGTTATTGTTACGATGTCCTGCGATTTTATGAGTCCGCAGCTTACCAGAATGCGCAATCCTTCAGCAGAACTGAACTTTCAGGTTTATACTGGTTTAAAAATACCGGATCAGGCTGTACGTTTTTTAAATAATCAACGCGGAGTTTATGTAAATACAGGCAGTGAAATCCAGTTTAAGACGATAGATGTCATATACGAAGGTACAGGCTACGTGCTAAGCAATATAGATATATTAAAAAAAGAACAAGTTCAGTTGTTTGATGATATTGTAGTGGAAGGGACTGATCTAACGGATGGAAAACCTATCAATTGA
- the ileS gene encoding isoleucine--tRNA ligase, which translates to MSQDYNQTLNLPKTDFSMRAALPQREPDWLKTWEEDRRYYKMIEKNADKPLYVLHDGPPYANGDIHLGTALNKVLKDIIIRSKNMTGYKAPYIPGWDTHGLPIELKARKKIGGDQTKLSPIELRKHCREFALGYVDQQAESFKRLGSIGDYDHPYLSLQPELEAKQIEIFGEMAKKGYIYKGLKPVYWCPTCNTALAEAEIEYEEDPCHSIYVKFNVVDDKGKFSAMGIDPSNVYFVIWTTTTWTLPGNLAICLGGTYEYSVVKVNDEYYVMATELLASAMAAAKIESYETVGTIPGSDLEHITYKHPFLDRISPIILGDHVTLESGTGCVHTAPGHGVEDFEVCVNHYPDIPIIVPVDSKGVLTEEAGQFAGLSTQDANKAIAQYLDKTGSLFALQKIIHQYPHCWRCHSPILFRATEQWFCSVEDFKEQTIKAIEGVEWIPDWGEGRIINMVRDRSDWCISRQRVWGVPIPIFYCDDCGKYIVNDESIKAVSELFGKEGSDAWYLKSAEEILPDGFTCPHCGGKHFTKEKDIMDVWYDSGITHASVLTERGDLTHWPADLYLEGADQYRGWFQSSLLTAVAWRGAAPYKAVCTHGWVVDGEGKKQSKSLGNGILPEEIIKEYGADILRLWVASSDYHADVRISKEILKQLSEQYRKIRNTARYILGNVYDFDPDTDSIAFADMVELDKWAIVKLNELTEKVKEAYNKFDFHVAFHAVHNFCTIDMSNFYLDVIKDRLYCEAATDTKRRSAQTAIYTVLSGLTRLVSPIIPFTAEEIWASTKHGKDEDGASIIFNQMPNHYDVDVTEAFMEKWNRIHIIRDDVNKALEQKRNAKQIGKSLEAKVILHSDAEMYEFLTSVKEELATAFIVSEVELVQDEKGEYASEIEGLKISVVPAEGEKCERCWIYSDTVGKCSDHPTLCARCASVLK; encoded by the coding sequence ATGTCTCAGGATTATAATCAAACCTTGAATCTTCCAAAAACTGATTTTTCAATGAGGGCAGCATTGCCCCAACGTGAGCCTGATTGGCTTAAAACTTGGGAAGAAGATCGCCGTTACTACAAAATGATCGAGAAAAATGCTGATAAACCTTTGTATGTATTGCATGATGGCCCTCCGTACGCAAATGGTGATATTCACCTTGGTACAGCGTTAAACAAGGTTCTTAAAGATATTATTATCAGAAGTAAAAATATGACCGGATACAAGGCACCGTATATTCCGGGATGGGATACACATGGTTTGCCTATTGAACTAAAAGCAAGAAAAAAAATCGGTGGTGACCAAACAAAGCTCTCACCAATCGAACTTCGTAAGCACTGCCGTGAATTTGCACTCGGCTACGTCGACCAGCAAGCAGAGTCTTTTAAACGTTTAGGATCTATCGGTGATTATGATCATCCTTATCTTTCGCTTCAGCCGGAATTAGAGGCAAAGCAGATTGAAATTTTTGGCGAGATGGCAAAGAAAGGGTATATTTATAAAGGCTTAAAGCCGGTCTACTGGTGTCCTACATGTAATACCGCACTTGCAGAAGCAGAAATCGAGTACGAGGAAGACCCTTGCCATTCAATTTATGTAAAATTTAATGTTGTTGATGATAAAGGAAAGTTCTCTGCTATGGGAATTGATCCGTCCAACGTGTATTTTGTAATTTGGACTACAACAACCTGGACATTACCCGGGAACCTTGCAATTTGCCTCGGTGGAACATATGAATATAGCGTAGTTAAAGTAAATGATGAATATTATGTTATGGCAACCGAATTGCTTGCCTCTGCAATGGCTGCAGCAAAAATTGAAAGCTACGAAACAGTAGGAACTATACCGGGCAGCGACCTTGAGCATATTACCTACAAACATCCTTTTCTTGATCGTATTTCGCCTATCATACTGGGCGACCATGTTACATTAGAAAGCGGTACAGGCTGTGTTCATACCGCTCCGGGCCACGGCGTTGAAGATTTTGAGGTATGTGTCAATCATTACCCCGATATTCCAATTATTGTTCCGGTTGACAGTAAAGGCGTTCTCACCGAAGAAGCAGGGCAGTTTGCAGGGTTATCTACTCAAGATGCAAATAAAGCAATTGCTCAGTATCTGGATAAAACCGGTTCTTTGTTTGCACTGCAAAAAATTATTCATCAGTACCCGCATTGCTGGCGTTGCCATAGTCCAATCTTGTTCCGTGCAACAGAGCAATGGTTCTGCTCTGTTGAAGATTTTAAAGAGCAAACAATTAAGGCCATTGAGGGCGTTGAGTGGATTCCTGATTGGGGAGAGGGCAGAATTATTAACATGGTTCGCGACAGAAGCGACTGGTGCATTTCGCGTCAGCGTGTATGGGGTGTGCCAATTCCGATTTTCTATTGTGACGATTGCGGAAAATATATCGTAAACGATGAAAGCATCAAAGCTGTTTCAGAATTATTCGGCAAAGAGGGTTCCGATGCATGGTATCTAAAATCTGCTGAAGAAATTTTGCCGGATGGTTTTACCTGCCCGCACTGTGGAGGAAAACATTTTACAAAAGAAAAAGATATTATGGATGTGTGGTATGATTCTGGTATTACTCACGCTTCTGTTTTAACTGAACGCGGCGATCTCACGCATTGGCCTGCTGATCTATATCTCGAAGGGGCAGACCAATATCGCGGATGGTTCCAATCCTCGTTATTAACAGCTGTAGCATGGAGGGGAGCAGCACCATATAAAGCAGTTTGTACCCATGGTTGGGTTGTAGACGGCGAAGGCAAGAAACAATCAAAATCTCTTGGCAACGGTATCTTGCCTGAAGAAATCATCAAAGAATATGGCGCAGATATCCTGCGTTTGTGGGTTGCTTCTTCTGACTATCATGCAGACGTCAGAATTTCCAAAGAAATATTAAAGCAATTGTCAGAACAATATCGTAAAATCCGTAACACCGCAAGATATATTCTTGGCAACGTATATGATTTTGACCCCGATACAGATTCTATTGCATTTGCTGATATGGTTGAATTGGATAAATGGGCAATTGTAAAGCTGAATGAACTTACCGAAAAAGTAAAAGAGGCTTACAATAAATTTGATTTCCATGTTGCGTTCCATGCAGTGCATAATTTTTGTACAATTGATATGTCAAACTTCTATCTTGATGTAATCAAGGATAGATTGTATTGTGAAGCTGCAACAGACACCAAAAGACGTTCTGCCCAAACAGCTATCTATACTGTACTCAGTGGCCTTACTCGTTTAGTATCGCCGATTATACCTTTTACTGCCGAAGAAATTTGGGCCTCCACGAAACATGGTAAGGATGAAGACGGAGCATCAATTATTTTCAATCAAATGCCCAATCATTATGATGTTGATGTAACGGAAGCATTTATGGAAAAATGGAATAGGATTCACATTATTCGCGATGATGTAAACAAAGCTTTGGAACAGAAAAGAAATGCGAAGCAAATTGGAAAATCGCTTGAGGCCAAGGTCATTTTGCACTCCGATGCTGAAATGTATGAATTTTTAACATCTGTTAAAGAAGAACTTGCTACCGCTTTTATCGTTTCTGAAGTTGAGTTGGTTCAAGATGAAAAAGGCGAATATGCTAGCGAAATTGAAGGGCTAAAAATCTCTGTTGTTCCTGCAGAAGGTGAGAAGTGCGAGCGTTGCTGGATTTACAGTGATACAGTAGGTAAATGTTCCGATCATCCGACACTCTGCGCACGCTGCGCTTCTGTGCTCAAATAA
- the miaA gene encoding tRNA (adenosine(37)-N6)-dimethylallyltransferase MiaA, producing MLKKIPLVCVVGPTASGKTKLSIEIAKLYNGEVVSADSMQIYKYMSIGTAKPTIEEMDGIPHHCIDLITPDKTFSVAEYVEYARTSIADIAERGKLPILAGGTGLYVNSLVDNITFTPTPSSTELRSELKKLGDIHGNEYLWHMLNKIDPELAQNLHPNNQGRVIRGIEIYRLTGVTMTEHQRLSRLHKSPYNLCMLGLNYSNRQTLYDRIDLRVDLMVKQGLLDEVHALIDKGYSKTSVQAIGYKEFFDYLEGKTSLNEAVERVKQETRRYAKRQLTWFRRDRRIHWLNIDEFTDFNQLMMEVSQLIDKRKGVN from the coding sequence ATGCTTAAAAAAATACCGCTTGTTTGCGTAGTAGGGCCGACTGCCTCAGGCAAAACCAAACTTTCTATTGAAATTGCCAAACTCTATAACGGCGAGGTTGTTTCGGCAGATTCTATGCAGATTTATAAATATATGTCCATCGGTACGGCAAAGCCCACTATTGAAGAGATGGACGGAATACCGCATCATTGCATTGATTTAATTACACCTGATAAAACCTTTAGTGTAGCAGAATATGTAGAATATGCCAGAACGTCGATTGCAGATATCGCTGAAAGAGGGAAGTTACCTATTTTGGCAGGTGGTACAGGGCTTTATGTGAACAGTTTAGTCGATAATATAACATTTACACCTACACCCAGCAGCACAGAATTACGTTCAGAATTAAAAAAACTTGGCGATATACATGGTAATGAGTATCTTTGGCACATGCTTAATAAAATTGACCCCGAGCTTGCACAGAATTTACATCCTAATAATCAAGGCAGGGTTATACGTGGTATAGAGATATACCGCCTTACCGGTGTGACCATGACTGAACATCAAAGGTTATCGCGCTTGCACAAATCGCCCTATAATCTTTGTATGTTGGGGCTTAACTATAGCAATCGTCAAACCTTGTACGATCGTATCGATTTGAGGGTTGATTTAATGGTGAAACAAGGTCTTTTAGATGAGGTTCATGCATTAATCGACAAAGGTTATTCAAAAACTTCGGTACAGGCAATTGGCTACAAAGAGTTTTTTGATTATTTGGAAGGAAAAACATCTCTTAACGAAGCAGTGGAACGCGTTAAACAAGAAACTCGTCGATATGCAAAACGGCAGCTAACTTGGTTTCGAAGAGATCGTCGAATTCATTGGTTAAATATAGATGAGTTTACTGATTTTAATCAGCTGATGATGGAAGTATCTCAACTGATTGACAAGAGAAAAGGAGTGAATTGA
- a CDS encoding YggS family pyridoxal phosphate-dependent enzyme translates to MENLSIDDSALKKNIEIVQENVRKAAQSVGRNFEDITILAATKMQNVDVINRAVSYGIAYIGENRVQELMAKYDGYNKEHISIQYIGHLQVNKVKYIVDKVDMIQSVDSMKLAAQIDKYCAKLGKIMDVLIEVNIGKEENKHGVFLEDLVQFLTDITYFKHVRVRGLMTIPPICDNIEQTRQYFSSLYKEFLDIRAKKIDNIYMDFLSMGMSGDYMCAVECGANIIRIGTALFGSRKKQEE, encoded by the coding sequence ATGGAAAACCTATCAATTGACGATAGTGCTTTAAAAAAAAACATCGAAATCGTTCAGGAAAATGTACGCAAAGCTGCTCAATCCGTAGGGCGGAACTTTGAAGATATCACAATACTGGCAGCTACAAAAATGCAGAATGTTGATGTTATCAATCGTGCAGTTTCTTATGGTATTGCATATATCGGTGAAAACCGTGTACAAGAACTAATGGCAAAATACGATGGATATAACAAAGAACATATATCTATACAATATATTGGGCATTTACAGGTTAACAAAGTGAAATATATTGTAGATAAAGTGGATATGATTCAGTCGGTAGACAGTATGAAGCTTGCGGCACAGATAGATAAATATTGTGCAAAGCTTGGTAAAATCATGGATGTTTTAATCGAAGTGAATATAGGCAAAGAAGAAAACAAACATGGCGTTTTTTTGGAAGATTTAGTTCAATTCTTAACGGATATTACATATTTTAAGCATGTTCGTGTGAGAGGGTTGATGACGATACCCCCTATCTGTGATAATATTGAACAAACTAGGCAATATTTTAGCAGTTTATACAAAGAGTTTCTTGACATTAGAGCAAAAAAAATAGATAATATTTATATGGATTTTCTTTCTATGGGTATGTCTGGTGACTATATGTGCGCTGTAGAATGCGGGGCAAATATAATACGGATCGGAACCGCCTTATTCGGTTCTAGAAAAAAACAGGAGGAATAA
- a CDS encoding cell division protein SepF produces MGLMDKFKDFMGFPEDDYDYEEDEYDVASNGEAYQSAPQSASAAPAYTADIPRRSNKVVNIHATTQLQVVLVKPERFEDASSVADHLNEKRTVVLNLESTNKDISRRLIDFLSGVAYANNGQIKRVANSTYIITPYNVDIMGDLLDELENNGVYF; encoded by the coding sequence ATGGGACTTATGGATAAATTCAAAGACTTCATGGGCTTTCCAGAGGATGACTACGACTATGAAGAAGATGAGTATGATGTAGCCTCTAATGGCGAAGCATATCAATCCGCACCTCAATCCGCATCGGCTGCCCCTGCCTATACCGCTGATATACCAAGACGAAGCAATAAAGTGGTTAATATTCATGCAACAACGCAGCTGCAAGTAGTTTTAGTTAAGCCGGAGCGTTTTGAAGATGCAAGTTCTGTTGCAGACCACCTTAACGAAAAACGTACAGTTGTGCTTAATCTCGAATCTACCAACAAAGACATCTCGCGCCGATTGATAGACTTTTTAAGTGGGGTTGCCTATGCAAATAACGGGCAAATAAAACGTGTAGCCAATAGTACATACATTATTACTCCGTACAATGTGGACATAATGGGTGATTTGTTGGATGAACTCGAAAACAATGGAGTCTACTTCTGA
- a CDS encoding RluA family pseudouridine synthase, whose amino-acid sequence MPNKLEFSILPDHNSVRIDKWLAENVPDITRTTAQRLCDENLVLVCGKVVNKNYKLRTGDVLDVTIPDPHELNVVPQDIPLEVVYEDRDLLVVNKSKGMVVHPAAGNYDGTMVNALLYRCKGQLSGINGVIRPGIVHRIDKNTSGLLIVAKNDKSHTALAAQINAHTFTRVYEAMVYGNVKQDKGTVDAPIGRHPTFRKKMCVIEKNSRSAITHYEVIARYNGFTHIRCRLETGRTHQIRVHMAYIGHPVAGDDVYGPKKVIKSLEGQCLHAKVIGFIHPTTGEYMEFESELPLYFKSFLNTLKQ is encoded by the coding sequence ATGCCAAATAAGCTTGAATTTAGTATATTGCCAGATCACAATTCTGTTAGAATTGATAAATGGCTCGCAGAAAATGTACCTGATATTACGCGCACTACAGCCCAACGCCTGTGTGATGAAAATCTGGTATTAGTATGCGGCAAAGTAGTTAACAAAAATTATAAGCTGCGTACAGGTGATGTGTTGGATGTAACTATTCCCGATCCGCATGAACTTAATGTTGTTCCGCAAGATATTCCGTTGGAAGTTGTTTATGAAGACCGTGATCTTTTGGTTGTAAACAAATCAAAGGGGATGGTGGTTCACCCTGCAGCAGGGAATTATGATGGAACGATGGTAAATGCACTATTGTATCGCTGTAAAGGGCAACTTTCCGGCATTAATGGGGTTATCCGACCGGGGATTGTACATCGCATCGATAAAAATACAAGTGGATTGTTGATTGTTGCAAAAAATGATAAATCTCATACGGCTTTGGCAGCACAAATAAATGCACATACCTTTACACGAGTTTATGAAGCAATGGTTTACGGAAATGTAAAACAAGACAAAGGCACTGTCGATGCACCTATTGGGAGACATCCGACTTTTCGTAAAAAAATGTGTGTGATAGAAAAAAACTCACGTAGTGCAATAACACATTATGAAGTAATAGCTCGGTACAACGGTTTTACACATATACGTTGTCGCCTTGAAACAGGCAGAACCCATCAGATTCGTGTTCATATGGCATATATTGGGCACCCCGTAGCCGGAGATGATGTTTATGGCCCTAAAAAGGTAATTAAAAGTTTAGAGGGTCAATGCCTTCATGCGAAAGTAATAGGGTTTATTCATCCAACAACCGGAGAATACATGGAGTTTGAATCAGAGCTTCCTCTGTATTTTAAAAGTTTTCTTAATACTTTAAAACAGTGA
- a CDS encoding RNA-binding protein — protein MNLSNLSQQEKYFLAKVSDAFQAADTKSYVRMIGFLDERQQIMANTIALQQHRNNFILFGGYNNANRKILGIFPNYIDLTQEPNSLFDNIDSITFRYRSEDVLSHRDFLGALMNLNITRESIGDILVGKGITVLFVMHTVTQIILDELFKVGRVGVQLEVGMPDVLPLEEHFFEIKDTVSSLRLDCIVSTLTKLSREKSTNLIEQGLVTQNYECIQNNSHPVCEGDIISIRGYGKFIVAQSGAVTKKGRIHVLCKKYL, from the coding sequence ATGAATTTATCGAACCTCTCGCAACAAGAAAAATATTTTTTAGCAAAGGTGTCTGACGCTTTTCAAGCGGCGGACACCAAAAGCTATGTCAGGATGATAGGTTTTCTTGACGAAAGACAGCAAATAATGGCGAACACCATTGCTCTGCAGCAGCACAGAAATAATTTTATTCTATTTGGCGGATATAATAATGCAAATCGAAAGATATTGGGTATATTCCCCAATTACATCGATTTAACCCAAGAACCGAACAGTTTATTTGACAATATAGACTCAATTACCTTTCGTTACCGTTCCGAAGACGTCCTTTCGCACCGTGATTTTTTAGGCGCTTTAATGAACCTTAACATCACTCGCGAGTCGATAGGAGATATCTTGGTCGGTAAAGGGATTACTGTGTTGTTCGTGATGCATACCGTAACGCAGATTATTCTGGATGAGCTTTTCAAAGTGGGTAGGGTAGGTGTACAGCTTGAAGTTGGTATGCCTGATGTTTTACCACTTGAAGAGCATTTCTTTGAAATAAAAGATACGGTCAGCAGCCTAAGGTTGGATTGTATTGTATCTACATTAACAAAATTAAGCAGAGAAAAATCAACAAATTTGATTGAACAGGGATTAGTTACCCAAAACTATGAGTGTATACAAAATAATTCCCATCCTGTTTGTGAAGGAGATATAATTTCTATTCGCGGTTACGGTAAGTTTATTGTAGCTCAATCAGGAGCAGTTACGAAAAAAGGACGCATTCATGTGCTTTGTAAAAAATATTTATAA